Proteins co-encoded in one Kribbella qitaiheensis genomic window:
- a CDS encoding ROK family transcriptional regulator translates to MARPAGSARLLRGMNEAAALAYLFERGPLTRTDLRDLTGLSKPTASEVLRRLEDAGLAIVVGHSSGGPGPNAAMYAANADAGYIAALSIRDVSGRDVGGSHQPSVSAIIADLAGEVRATVESNVTFDGADPVDIVADIVSELCRQARIPRDLLLQVQLGVPGSPDPRTGDIRYIDVPGLDRPGLVNEIRARLETEVMVDNDVNLAAIAERSHGVAADVDAFTVLWLAGGSGFAIDQGGTLMRGAHGCAGELGYMPVPAIGTEARDFHDLVGGGPVLDLGEQFGLTGGTPQEVVAAAVEALDDDRAREFLKVLAERVAIGLMSVITLIDPPLIVLAGEVSQAGGTALRDEVVDALAARSPLGTQLEVTGVTGDAVLLGAVSSATTAVQDRLLAALTSPQPAAVPS, encoded by the coding sequence GTGGCTCGACCGGCAGGTTCGGCGCGATTGCTGCGCGGAATGAACGAGGCCGCCGCCCTGGCGTACCTGTTCGAGCGCGGGCCGTTGACGCGGACAGACTTACGGGACCTGACCGGGCTGTCGAAGCCGACCGCGTCCGAGGTGCTGCGGCGGCTGGAGGATGCCGGGCTGGCGATCGTCGTCGGGCACTCCAGCGGCGGCCCCGGGCCCAACGCGGCCATGTACGCCGCGAACGCCGACGCCGGCTACATCGCGGCGCTGTCGATCCGCGATGTCAGCGGCCGCGATGTCGGGGGAAGCCACCAGCCGTCGGTCTCGGCGATCATCGCGGACCTGGCCGGCGAGGTGCGGGCGACCGTCGAGAGCAATGTGACCTTCGACGGCGCGGACCCGGTCGACATCGTGGCGGACATCGTCAGCGAGCTCTGCCGGCAGGCGCGGATCCCACGCGACCTGCTGCTGCAGGTGCAACTCGGCGTACCGGGTTCGCCTGATCCGCGTACCGGCGACATCCGCTACATCGACGTGCCGGGGCTGGACCGGCCCGGGTTGGTGAACGAGATCCGGGCCCGGCTGGAGACCGAGGTGATGGTCGACAACGACGTGAACCTGGCGGCGATCGCCGAGCGTTCGCACGGCGTCGCGGCTGACGTCGACGCGTTCACGGTGCTCTGGCTGGCCGGGGGTTCCGGCTTCGCGATCGACCAGGGCGGCACGCTGATGCGCGGAGCTCACGGCTGCGCGGGTGAGCTCGGCTACATGCCCGTCCCGGCGATCGGGACCGAAGCACGCGACTTCCACGACCTGGTTGGTGGCGGTCCGGTCCTCGACCTCGGTGAGCAGTTCGGCCTCACCGGCGGTACGCCGCAGGAAGTGGTCGCCGCGGCCGTCGAGGCGCTCGACGACGACCGCGCCCGCGAGTTCCTGAAGGTCCTGGCCGAGCGGGTCGCGATCGGGCTGATGTCGGTCATCACGCTGATCGACCCACCGCTGATCGTGCTGGCAGGCGAAGTCTCCCAGGCCGGCGGCACGGCCCTGCGCGACGAGGTCGTCGACGCCTTGGCCGCTCGTTCCCCACTCGGCACCCAGTTGGAGGTCACCGGTGTAACCGGCGACGCCGTCCTCCTCGGCGCGGTGAGCTCCGCGACCACCGCAGTACAAGACCGCCTGCTGGCGGCACTTACCTCCCCGCAGCCCGCTGCCGTCCCCAGCTGA